The Streptomyces sp. NBC_00435 nucleotide sequence CTCAGCGCCTGGGCGGAGCCGCAGCGCAAGTACCACACCACCGCGCACCTGGCCGACGTACTCGCACGGATCGACGTACTGGCGGACGAAGCGAACGGCCTCGCCCCCGACCCCGCCGCCGTGGAGCTCGCCGCCTGGTTCCACGACGCCGTCTACCGTCCGGACCGCTCCGAGAACGAGGAGCGCAGCGCCGTACTCGCCGAGCGGGCCCTGCCCGAGCTGGGCATCGACGACGACCGGACCGCCGAGGTCGCCCGGCTCGTCCGGCTCACCGTCACCCACGACCCCGCGCCCGGCGACACCAACGGCGAAGTCCTGTGCGACGCCGACCTGGCCGTCCTGGCGGGCACCCCCGCCGCGTACGCCGCGTACGCCGCCGCCGTCCGCGCCGAGTACGGCTTCGTCCCCGACGAGGACTTCCGCACGGGCCGGGCCGCCGTCCTGCGCCAACTGCTGGACCTGCCCCGGCTCTTCCGCACCGCGTACGGAGCCGCGCACTGGGAGGCCCCGGCCCGCGCGAACCTGGCCATCGAGCTCGCGGAGCTGTCCCCCGACCGGGACTAGGACCCGTCGTCGAGGTCATCCGCGAGCCCGACACGCCGTCCAACGAGTTGCGATTCGGCTACGCAGCGTGGCGACTCCTAAAGTGCGCCGCATGCATGCGCCTGCTCAGGACGCCGGGCCGCCTCACACCAAGGCGCGAACATCACTCAGCGTGAAGGAGGTGCGCCGGATCGCCTGCAAGGAACGGGACGCCTGGTGGACCGTGGCGCTGGTCGATCCGCTCGCGGTGCCCCTCGTCCGCTGGACCGACCGCCACACCCGGATCACCCCGGACCAGGTCACCTGGGCCGCGTTCCTCGTAGGGCTGGGCGCCGCCGCCTGTTTCGCCCAGGGGACCCGGAACTGGCTGGCGGTCGGCGCGCTGCTCTACCACGCCAGTTTCGTCCTCGACTGCGTGGACGGGAAGCTGGCACGGCTCCAGGGCAGTGGCAGTCTGTTCGGCGGCTGGCTGGACTTCATGCTGGACCGCCTGCGCGTGATGTGCTGCACGGTCGCGCTGTTCGGAGCGCAGTGGGTCCTGCGGGACGATCCCCGCTACCTCCTGCTCGCGCTCGCGGTGGTCTTCCTCGACATGTTCCGCTACCTCGACTCCACGAAGGTCAACCAGGTTCGGGCCGACATGCGCGCGCAGGTGAGCGGCCACCCGGCCTTCGAGGAGACCGCGCCCCCCGTGTTCATCGAGCACCTCCAGCGCGACCGGCGGCAGCGGGGAGCCGACCTGCCCCCGCCCGAGGGTGAAGTGATCGACCTGCACGAGGAGTTCCGGGGCACCTACCCCTGGTACCTGACGGCCCGCGACTTCCTGATGCGCTCCCGCATCCGCCCGCACCTGATCAGCGGGGTCGAGTTCCAGATGGCCGTGTTCATCGTCGGCCCGGCGGCCGGGCACCTGGCCGCCCCGGTCGCCGTCGCCGGAATCGGCCTCCTCGTCTTCGAGGTGTTCGTCGTCCACAAACTGCTCCTCTCCACCCGGGACTTCACCCAGACCATGCGGCGCCTGGACGCGGTGCCCCCGCCCCGCGGCCCGGTCGAGGGGCCGCTCAGGGACTCCACCGGAGCCGATGCGGGCGCCTGCGCTGCCGCCGTGGCGGGCTGAGCAGGGCCAGACCGTTGGGCACGGGCCGCTCCTCGCCCCCGGAGGGATCGTTCACGATCCGCAGGACGCGCGACGAGGTCCGGGCGAGCATCTCGGCCGACCCGCCGCCGTCGAGCATGACGGCGTTGCGCACCCCGTGGAGCTGCAGCAGCCGTGCGGTCTGCGCGACGGTCAGTCCGGCCGAGTGGGAGGACCGCCCGTCCACGACGAGCAGCCACAGCCTCCGGCCGGCTTCGTCCCAGCCCAGCGCGGTCCGGGGTTCGCGGATCCGGTAGCGGGGGGTGTTCCGGAAGGCGGGGATCCTGCCGTGTCGCAGCAGCGTCCCCCGGTATCCGATGGCCAGCGCCCAGGGCCGCTTCCTGGGCTTCTGGCCCGCGGTGAAGGAGACGGCCGTACCCGGGCCGACCGCGGCCGTGGCCAGCGCGCTCTCCCCCGCCGCCACCACGAGGAAGCCGCCCGCCGGCACCGGCCGGCCGTCGACCCCCGTACGGGCCTCCACCACGCGTCCCGCCGAGACGGCGAACTGGCGGACCGGTAGGCCGTGCCGCGCGGGCCGCGGCCCCGGGCCCCAGTCGGGCGTGTACACGGTGAGTCCCGACTCGGGGGAGAGGCAGTTGAGGCAGCTCAGCGGGTAGGCCGTGCCCCCGGCGGTCAGCGTCCCCGTCAGCTGCACGTGTCCCTTGCGCAGCCGCCCCCGGCTGTCCGTTCCGACGGCCCTCACCGGATCGGCCGAGCCCTTGAGGAGCTCGCCGTCACGGATCACCGGGCCCAGCGGGACACCGCCACCGTGGATGTCGAAGAAGTCGCCGTTCACGGCGGCCACCAGATCCGGCCCCGCCTCCCGGGCCATGGACGACAGCGGGCGGCGCCGCGAGAGCCCGTCCCCCAGCAGGGAGAGCGAGCCGGCGCCCACGGCGGCTTCGGCCAGGCGGTACACCACGGACCGGGCCGGGCTGTCGACGACGGTGAGCCGGGCCCCCGCCGCCATCGCGTACCGCTCCACCCGGTCCGGTCCGAAGCGGTCCGGGAACGCCGACGGCAGCAGGAGCACTCCCACCGAGAAGAGCGCGCCGACGACCCGGGCGCTCGTGCGCCGGTTGCGGCGGAGACCGACTGCGGACATGGGACGTCCAACGAGCGCGGCCGCCCGGTGGTGGCGGCCCGGACCCCCGGCCGGCCGGTCGAACCCGTACGCGCCCGTTCCGGCGCGGCCCGGGACACCGCCGGTGCCCGCGCCCGGCCCGCGTAACCCGCCACCCGACCGGTCGTTCTCCGGGAGATCGGCCCGGGACGGCCCGGGACGCAGCCGCGCCCCCGCCCCTGCCCCGCCCCCGGATCGGAGGAACCCTCCCGTGAGCACCCCGCCCCCGGCCCCGGTCCGGGCGTACCGCAGGCTGGTCCCGCTCACGGCCCGCCGGCTGCTGGTCAGCAGGGCACCCGGACTGCACCGCCGGCTCAGGGCCCCGGCGGTGCGGCTGTCGCGGGTGCTGAGGAAGCTCGCGGACACCTGGGAACACCGACGGCTGCGGCGGGCCGGCCTGCTCGCGGCAGCGGACCGGTCGGTCCTCACCGTGCAGGGCCGGCGCACCGTCGTCACCGTCGGCGCCGCTCCCACCCCGCTGTCGGCCCGTGCCGGCACCCTGCGCCTGGTGTGCTCCGCGCTCGCGGACGCGGACGTCGACCACTTCGTCGTGCGCTGCTACGGGGACCTCTCCTCGGCCGTCGGCGTCAGCGCGGCCGACCGGGCCCGGGCCGTCGCCGCACTGGTCCGGCTCTGCGCCCACCACGCGGGGTACGTCTCCCTGCCCGGCCGGCCGGACCCGCGCCCCGGCGACCGGGCGGCGGCCTGGCAGGTGCACGCCGCCGCACCCGTCGTCCGCGTCACCCGGTTCCACACCGAGCCGCGGTCCGCCCTGGTGCTCGGTACCGAGCACGGGTGCGACATCGAGTTCTGGACCCCGGCCGGCGACCGTCTACTGGCGCCGCGCCCCAACCGCACCGCCGAATCCGTGCCGCAGGCGGGCCCGGCGGTGGACGCGGACGCCGCCCTCTTCACCCGGCTCGCCCCGGCGGCCCCGGTGGCTCCGGCGGCCCCGGTGGCTCCGGCGGCCCCGCCACTCCCTCCACTCCCGGCGCCGCCCGCGCCCCGTACGGCGGGCACCGGGCGCGCCCAGGTACGCACCCGCCCCGAATTCACCGCACGCCTGCCCGACGAGGTCCGCTTCCCGGTCGACGCCGTCTACACCTGGGTCGACGGCGCCGATCCCCGGTGGAGGGCACGCCGCGCCCGGGTCGCGGACGAGCCGTACCACGCGCAGGCGGCGAACGACGCGCGCTACGCGAACCGTGACGAGCTGCGCTACTCCCTGCGCTCGCTGCACCTCTACGCCCCGTGGATCCGCCACGTCCACCTGGTGACCGACGGACAGGTGCCCGCCTGGCTCGCGGCCTCGCACCCCGGGCTCACCGTGGTCGATCACCGCGACATCTTCACGGACCCCGGCGCCCTGCCCACCTTCAACTCCCACGCCATCGAGAGCCGCCTGCACCACATCGACGGGCTCTCCGAGCACTTCCTCTACCTCAACGACGACTTCTTCCTCGGCTCCCCCCTCACCCCCGAGGACTTCTTCCTGGCCAACGGGACGAGCAAGTTCTTCCCCTCCCGCGCCCTGCTGCCCTCCGGGACGACCCCGGCCCGGGAGATCCCCGCCTCGGCGGCGGGGATGAACAACCGGTCCCTGCTGGAGGCCCGGTTCGGTGTCACCGTGACCCGGAAGATGATGCACATCCCGTACCCGCTGCGCCGCAGCGTGCTCGCCGAGCTCGAGCGGGAGTTCCCGGAGGAGCACCGGGCGACGGCGCACAGCAGGATCCGTAGCGTCCGTGACATCTCGGTCCCCGCATCGCTGTACCACCACTACGCGTTCCTCACCGGGCGGGCCGTGCCGGCGGAGCTGCGCTACCGCTACCTGGACCTGGCCCAGCCGCAGACCGCCGCCCAGCTGGTCCGGCTGCTCCGTACCCGCGAC carries:
- a CDS encoding HD domain-containing protein, which encodes MTSDAHREKSLRARWHATTAAAGARTDLDPAPYADRLLSAWAEPQRKYHTTAHLADVLARIDVLADEANGLAPDPAAVELAAWFHDAVYRPDRSENEERSAVLAERALPELGIDDDRTAEVARLVRLTVTHDPAPGDTNGEVLCDADLAVLAGTPAAYAAYAAAVRAEYGFVPDEDFRTGRAAVLRQLLDLPRLFRTAYGAAHWEAPARANLAIELAELSPDRD
- a CDS encoding CDP-alcohol phosphatidyltransferase family protein; its protein translation is MHAPAQDAGPPHTKARTSLSVKEVRRIACKERDAWWTVALVDPLAVPLVRWTDRHTRITPDQVTWAAFLVGLGAAACFAQGTRNWLAVGALLYHASFVLDCVDGKLARLQGSGSLFGGWLDFMLDRLRVMCCTVALFGAQWVLRDDPRYLLLALAVVFLDMFRYLDSTKVNQVRADMRAQVSGHPAFEETAPPVFIEHLQRDRRQRGADLPPPEGEVIDLHEEFRGTYPWYLTARDFLMRSRIRPHLISGVEFQMAVFIVGPAAGHLAAPVAVAGIGLLVFEVFVVHKLLLSTRDFTQTMRRLDAVPPPRGPVEGPLRDSTGADAGACAAAVAG
- a CDS encoding phosphodiester glycosidase family protein, coding for MSAVGLRRNRRTSARVVGALFSVGVLLLPSAFPDRFGPDRVERYAMAAGARLTVVDSPARSVVYRLAEAAVGAGSLSLLGDGLSRRRPLSSMAREAGPDLVAAVNGDFFDIHGGGVPLGPVIRDGELLKGSADPVRAVGTDSRGRLRKGHVQLTGTLTAGGTAYPLSCLNCLSPESGLTVYTPDWGPGPRPARHGLPVRQFAVSAGRVVEARTGVDGRPVPAGGFLVVAAGESALATAAVGPGTAVSFTAGQKPRKRPWALAIGYRGTLLRHGRIPAFRNTPRYRIREPRTALGWDEAGRRLWLLVVDGRSSHSAGLTVAQTARLLQLHGVRNAVMLDGGGSAEMLARTSSRVLRIVNDPSGGEERPVPNGLALLSPPRRQRRRPHRLRWSP
- a CDS encoding stealth family protein, whose amino-acid sequence is MSTPPPAPVRAYRRLVPLTARRLLVSRAPGLHRRLRAPAVRLSRVLRKLADTWEHRRLRRAGLLAAADRSVLTVQGRRTVVTVGAAPTPLSARAGTLRLVCSALADADVDHFVVRCYGDLSSAVGVSAADRARAVAALVRLCAHHAGYVSLPGRPDPRPGDRAAAWQVHAAAPVVRVTRFHTEPRSALVLGTEHGCDIEFWTPAGDRLLAPRPNRTAESVPQAGPAVDADAALFTRLAPAAPVAPAAPVAPAAPPLPPLPAPPAPRTAGTGRAQVRTRPEFTARLPDEVRFPVDAVYTWVDGADPRWRARRARVADEPYHAQAANDARYANRDELRYSLRSLHLYAPWIRHVHLVTDGQVPAWLAASHPGLTVVDHRDIFTDPGALPTFNSHAIESRLHHIDGLSEHFLYLNDDFFLGSPLTPEDFFLANGTSKFFPSRALLPSGTTPAREIPASAAGMNNRSLLEARFGVTVTRKMMHIPYPLRRSVLAELEREFPEEHRATAHSRIRSVRDISVPASLYHHYAFLTGRAVPAELRYRYLDLAQPQTAAQLVRLLRTRDRQAFCLNDTVTAAEGAAAVAPAALRAFLDAYFPVPGPFERTGDGGRPVSGRSGHSRGECEPVPAG